In Haladaptatus cibarius D43, the sequence GTATTCTCGCCCCAACCGCTCTCCGGCGTGAGAAATTCACCGGATTCCGGCGGGTCGGCATCGAGATATTCGATGATGGTCTCGATACCGATTCGGTATCGCGTCTCTCGAACCGGGCGTTTTGCGTCGGGAAAAAACGGCGAGACTTCGTCCAGCATGATTGCTACGACCTCCGAAATCAGGTCGTCATCGACCGCGGGTGAATGGTTCACGTAGAACTCCGCGAAGTCGTGAAACAGGTTTCCTTCGCGGAAATAGATTTTGTCCGGCGATTCGAGGGCGGTGCGGAAGAAGTAATCCCGCGGGCAAGCGACGAAGGAGTTCAAACTCGATTGGCTGATGGCGTCCGTCGATTCAGCGATTTCATCGGAAACGGAAATCGGTTCGTGCTCGAAACCGACTTTGTGGGTTCGGTAGGGCCGCGAATGAGCCACCGATTCCAAATCGCTGAATCGGTCGAAATCCGCGTCTAACAGTTCTTCGAAGTAGAGACACGGCGTAACCGGGCGTCCACCGCTTTCGTCCAGCACGAGGGAATACCGTTCGACCCCGTTCTGAAGCAGGAGTTGGAACTGTCGAAGATTTCTGTCGAACTGCCGTTCCGAATCAGTCCACGGCCAGACGGGCGGGGAATGTGTCCAACCCTCGTCCATGCCGAGGTAGAACACGACCGGCCTGTCCACGTAGGCCGCGGATTTCGCGCTGGCCAGCAGAACGCCGTTTTCGTCTCGGTCTACCGGAACGTCGAACGACTGAAGGTAAAATTCGAGGTCGTCCACAGCCGTTTCCGTGACCTGTTTCCCGGCGATACCGAGCGTTCCGAGTTCTCGCCGGAACTCCGGAAGGGACACGCCAGCGCGGGATTCGAACCGTTTCAGTGCGGAAGCGAACGTCTCGTCCTCGATTCCGTCGCGGAACGACTGAAGCCATTCGACCGACGAAGCAGAAAGTGCCGAAAGCCGCTTTTCGTCGTGTTCGACGGCCGGATTCTCGCCGAGCGCGGTCAGCACGGGGCGGACGTCTCGAACACGCAGGTCGCTTCCGGCGAAACCGGCGCGAAGGAGCGACAGGAATGCTCGATTCGCCGATTCGTCGGCAAATTGGGGGCCGCCGTGAAACGGGATTTCCGCGGATTCGAGCGCCGATTCCACGAGAGCAGGAAACGAACTGCCGCCGTCCATCACGACAGCGACTTCGTTGGCGTTTTCCGCGGTGATGCTGTCGAAGAGCGTTTCCACGATTGCGCCCTCCGAATCGAAGACACGGAACGGTTCGTGATCGAACGAGGTGTCCGCAAACGCGGAAATCTCGTCGTACTCCGAGGGTAAAACCGAGCGTTCCAGTTCGGAAAACAGTTCCAGCGCGATTACCGCGACCGATTCATCTTCGGATTCGTACTCCGCCAGTCGTCGGTGGCGGGTGTCCGCCTCCTGCGCGATGGCAACTACGGTTGCCATCGCATCCGTGTCGAATCGCTCGTACTCGAAAATCGAATCCAACGACCCGGTTTTCGACCAGCAATTGAGCACTGCCCGGACGAGATAGGATGCGCGTTTCCAGTGCAGTTCGGTTCGGTCGATGACGGCAAGGAACAGTCTTCGGTCGTCGGGTTGCCACTCGCGCCCTGCCGCGAGTCCACGGGGCGTCACCGCGAACGACCCGAGCCGGGGTTCGTCCAGTCGTCGGTTCAACGCCTGTGCAAGCGGCGCGTCTGGAACGACGACGCGGTCGTACCCCCGACAGTCGTCGTAGAGTCGTTCGACCGACTTCGCCTTTTTCAATGACACGACAAGGATGTGGTTGGAGTGGGCGCAAAAACCTACCGACGAGTGGGTTAGAAAATCGGGAACAAAGAAAATAAAATCTCAGAAAACGACGTGACGAAATTCGTGTTTTGGGGCGAACATTCATACTGCTGACAGCGAAATAGAGAAGTATGACTCGATGGTTACGTCTTGGCGGTTGGGCGATCCTCGCACTCGTCCTCCTGTGGCTCGTCGCGGAAATCGTGAGCATCGTCCTCGGCTTCCTGTCGTGGCTCGTCAGCACCGTCCTCACCCTCGTCGTCCTCGCAGTTCTGTTGTATCTGGCGTACATCGTGGTGTCGAATGTGGTCGGCGGGAGCAGCGAGTCAGGTCGGTCACAGTCACGCAAGCGAGAGCGCGAGCGAGAGAAAATATTCGAATAGGGACGACTGCCGACTGTTCGGCAGTCGCCATCGGCGACCGAACCGACGAAGGAAAAGGCCTCCGGCGAATACTGTTTCCCAATGAACATCCAGTTTCTCGGCGGGGCGCGCGAAGTCGGGCGAAGCGCGATTCTCGTCAACGATTCCCTTCTGCTCGATTACGGGATGTTGACGGGAAATCCGCCGCAGTTTCCAGTCGGAAGCGTGAATCCCGACGCTGTCGTCGTCTCACACGGCCACTTAGACCACGTCGGGATTCTTCCCTCCCTACTTTCCGGCGACGACCGTCCGCCGATTCACTGGACGCCGCCCACCCGGGAGTTGGCCCACTTGCTCGCGCGCGACACGCTGAAACTCCACGGTGGGAGCTACGACTGTCCGTTTACGGAAGCCGACCTGAAACGACTCAGGCAGGTGTCGGTTCCGCACGGCTACCGCGAGACGTTCGAAGCGGCAGGTCACAAAATCACGTTTTTCGACGCTGGCCACATCCCCGGAAGCGCGCACGTCCTCGTGGACGACGGCGAGACGAGACTGCTCTACACCGCGGATTTCCACACCGGCAACCAGCGACTCTTGTCGGGAACCACGGCGCGACCCGACGCGGACGTGGTCATCTGCGAAAGCACCTACTCGGACGTGGAACACGACGAGCGCAAGCAGGTCGAAGAGCGATTCGCAGAGAGCGTGAAGACGACGCTCTGGGAGGGCGGAACCGTCGTCGTTCCGGCCTTCGCCATCGGTCGAACGCAGGAGATGTTGCTGGTCTGTGAAGCCCACGACATCGACTGCTACGTCGATGGGATGGGCAAAGAAGTGACACGAATGCTCCGACGAAATACCGACTTCGTCCGGGACGAGGATGCACTCAAACGAGCCGTCTCGAACGCGCGATTCGTGGCGGGAAAAAACGGCCAGCGAAAGCGGATTGCGAGGAAAAACACGGTCATCGTGACGACCTCCGGAATGCTTTCAGGCGGCCCCGCGATGACCTACATTCCGGAAATCCGCGCGAACCCCGTCAACAAAATCACGATGACTGGCTATCAGGTCGAAGGAACGCCCGGCAGGGAACTGCTGGATTCGGGCCGCGGCGAAATCGACGGCCGGGTGATGCCCGTCAGCGCACAGGTGGAGTCCTACGACTTTTCCGCCCACGCAGACCGCGATGGCCTGCTCGACTTTCTGAAATCGTACCGAGATGCGACGGTGTTCGTGAATCACGGCGACAGGTGCGAGGCGTTCGCCGAAGAGTTGCGGGGCAATGGATACGACGCGAGTGCGCCAGAAGTTGGAGAGGAATGGACGAGCGCATGAAACGCTATCCTCCGATGTCACGACCCGACGACGCACCGAAATCGCTGTTCGACGGCGGTCACTTTTGGATTCAAGAGAAGGTGGACGGCACACATCTCCGGTTTCGGCTTCAGGAGTCGGGACTGCTCCAATTTGGCGACCGGAATCGCGTCTACGATGCGGACGCGATTCCGACGCCCTACCAACACGTGGTTCGGCATATTCGAAAAAACCTCGACCGGTCGGCGCTCCGCTCGGCAGTCGAAAACGTCGAATCCGTCGTCTTCTTCGGCGAAGCAATGTATCAGCACATCATCGACTACGACTGGCGTCGAACGCCGTCGTTTCTGGGGTTCGACATTTGGTCGGACAGCAGTGAGCGGTTTCTGTCTCCCGACCGGGTGGAGGCGATTTACGACCGTCTCGGTCTGAATCACGTGAACACGTTCGAAAAGGAGGTTCGGGCGGTTGATTTCGACCCCCATGACTACGAGGTGCCACAGTCGAACTGGTACGACGGGAAAGCGGCGGGTGTCGTCCTCCGGAACAAAACGGGTGGGCGCGTCAAATTACTCGATGGAGATTTTGAAGCGACAAACGAACGAAAAACGAGCGAGAAATCACCGAAAGACTTGGCCCGAGAATGTGCGACTGACCGTCGTTTCGAACGGGTAGCAAACGCGCTGGAATCGAATGGGCAGGCGGTTGCGGTGGATGCTCTGTTCGAACGAACGTTCGAGACAATCGTGCGCGAAGAACACGCCCGCCTGTTCGGCGAGGCGAATGACATCGACGTGCAGGCGTTTCGGTCGGAACTCGCGTCGCTCACCCAGCAGTTCGTCTCCCGTCGCTGAAATAGAACACCGATTTCGCCCCGTCTTATTGTTTCGTTTCCGGCAATCGAACGATGTCTTCCGGATTCTGGTACGCGTAGATGACGATGTCGCCGTGGTGGCGTTGCTCTCGGAGCATTTTTTCGCCCTCCTTTCTATTCACGTCGGTCATGATTTCCAGCGCGGTCAGAATGTCCGTTTGCGCGATTCCTCGTTCTCCCTTCGGAAACTCTTCACCCGCCGACTCCCGGCCGTCAAGCATCACCCGCACGTAGTCGGCCACGTCGCGCGACCCGTCCAATCGTTCGTGCCACGAAAGCGGGTAGATGCTGATGCCGTCGCCGATTCGATAGAACACGTCGTCTGCGACCCACGTCATCGAATCGACGATGCGTCCTTCTAGCAGTTCGTCGGTTCTCTCTCGTTCGTAGCCGAGTGCATCAGCGTAAGCGTGGATGACTGAAAGCGGAACGCCCGGTTCGCCGCGAAGGTGGCGTTCGAGATACGTTACGAAATCTTCGACTCGGTAGTATCGGTCGTGTTTCGCTATGTCATCGACCAATCGTTCGTCAACGAGTGCCATGCAAAACTATTCGAGGGATAACGCGATAACCCTCTGCGGAACCGTTCTGAGAGGTTCCGCGTTAGTGCTACGCCGAACCGTAGCTGCTGTATCGGAAAGTCACTGCAACGCCAACGGCCTGAAAACAGTTATCGGAGCACAAAAGAAAGTCACGGTTGAAATGATTGCGGACACCCTCCAAACACTGCGGTCGTCGCTCCGGCGAATCGACCCGGTTACGGTGAGCTATCTCGGAGTTCTCGGGATTCCGAGTTATTTTGCGGAGTCGCTCGAACCGCTCCGGATATTTATGCTGTTCTGGCTGTTCGGCCTGTGGCCGCTGGTTAGCGTACTGATTCCGACCTCGGACGAGGAATCGCCGGTAGAATTCGACACCGACTGGCGCTGGCGAGGGCGCTTTCTGGCGAGCAACCTTCTCGTAATGGTCAACCCGTTCATCCTCGTGCAGTCGATGGGGCAAATCGTCGGCAACGTCGTCGCGCTTTTTCGGTACCGTGGTCAACCACCAGCACCGGGACGATTCGACCAGCAGACAGAACTCACACTGCCGTTTTCCGGAACGTGGACGGTCGTCAACGGCGGCGTCGAGAAGGAGGATTCCCATTCGTGGAGCATCGTCTCACAGCGATACGCATACGATTTCGTGATTTCGGACGAGGACAGACGCACGCACGATGGTGATGGCGACAGTGCCGACGAGTACTTCTGTTACAGCGAACCGATGCTCGCACCCGCGGACGGAACCGTAGTCGAAACCAAGGACGGTCACCGCGATTCGCCGTATTTTCGAGGGATGCTCGACCCGTTTCAGCGCGACATCAGGGGGAATTACGTCACGATTCGGCACGCGGAAAATGAGTACAGCGTCCTCGCACATCTGGCAGAGGGAAGCGTCGCAGTCGAAGACGGCGAGAAAGTCGAACGCGGCCAGCAAATCGGTCGCTGCGGACACTCGGGAAACTCGACCGAACCACATCTGCATTTTCAACTGCAAGACCGGCAGGATTTCTTTTTCTCGGCAGGACTGCCGATTACGTTCGGTAATCTCGGAATCGAGGACGCCGAAACCGGAGCGAGCGAGCAAAACGAGCCCGCTTCGATTCGAGAGGGTCAGCGCGTGACGACGACCGAATCGACGGATTCCGAAGCTTCAAAACGTCAAATGTGACGAGGACGACGGCATGCCGTCGTCCTCGTCGTCATCGTCTTCGATACCGCCCTCGTGCAGAAAGTCACACGTTCTATCGGTGAGATAGACATCCCCATCTTCGACCGCCACATCGACCGAGAGGAGAGTCGAGCCTTTCGCCTCTCCGTTGTCGCAGTGACCGGAACAACCGTCGAACATCGACCCGTGTTTCGGGCAGATGATGTCGCCGTCGCGCATAGCAGCCCCGAATCCCCGGTCGAGTCGCTGGTCGGTTTCGTGCTGACAGAAGTTTCGCCACGCGGCGATGCAGTCCCCGCCGTTTACCAGAATCACCTCCCCTTTCGACCCGTCGTGTTCGAGAACGGTGAAGAGAAACGAACCGTTTTCGGGGAGTTCGTCAACCGTCGTCAACTGTGTAGCATCGTCCGTGGCGACCATGGATAACCGTTGTTTGCGCGATAGATAAAACGTGCTTCTCCGGAAGAATTAATCGTCGTCCGCGGTCTTCGCTTGCGCGAAATCGTAGGTGACTCCAGTCAAATCAGAAGAAATCTTCCAGAGGCGGTCGGCCATCTGCTCGTCGTACGACCGGTCGCTGGACGGTTGGATTTCGGGCAAACCGCGCATGTTCATCAGTCCACCGGGACCGACGTACTCCCCACCCATGACATCCTCATCGGTCGCGGCGTAAAGCATCGGAAGCGCGCCGCGTTCCGCGCTTTGGGCAAACACTGCGTTCACAAGGCGCATCATCCACAGTCGAAGTCGTGAGCCTTCCTGTTCTGGGCCGCGTCGCTGGAGATTCGTACTCGCATACCCCGGATGGCAGGCGAGGCTCAACACGCCGTCGATACTCGCCTCGTCCAGTCGCCTGTCGAGTTCGTAGGCAAAGAGGACGTTCGCCAGTTTGCTCTGGCCGTAGGCGTCCCATTTGTCGTACTCCTGCTCGCCATGTAAATCCTCGAAGTTGATGTCACCGCGTTCATGGACGCCGCTGCTCTGGGTCACGACGCGCGTCTCCCCCCGCGTTTCGAGCAGTCGGTCGAACAGCAGACCCGTCAGTGCGAAGTGACCGAGATGGTTGACGCCGAACTGCATCTCGTACCCGTCTTCGGTTTCCCGGCGGGGAATTGCCATCACGCCCGCGTTGTTACAGAGGACGTGCAGGTCGTCGTATTCGGCCTCGAAATCGTCGGCGAACGACCGGATAGAGTCCGGGTCTGCAAGGTCAAGTTCGCGCACGTCGAGCGTCGCGTCGGGAATTTCCGTGAGAATACGCCCTTTGACCGTCTTCGCGTGGTTCGTTCGTCGGCAGGCCATGACGACGATTGCGCCCTTTCGAGCCAAGGCGCGGGTCACCTCGTAACCGAGGCCGCTGTTCGCACCCGTGACGACGACGGTCTTTTCGGTCATATCCGGCATTCGTTCGGCAGTCCATCCGGTGTCAGTCATGGAATCGTGTACGATCGCATGGTACAGAAAGCCACTGCCCGATACGGTGGGTCTGAAATTCTTCCCGCGGCCTACACACCTGCACCCGTCGGCGCGTCTGGAAGTTCGACGGGTTCGACCGGAATGCCGAGTTCTTCCAACGCGGCTTCGAGGTGTTCCGCTTTGGCGTAGTCGGAGCCGTCTTCCTCGCGTAGACGTTGGGCGGTAGCCAGCACTTCGGCGCGTCTGTCGTCCGGAATGTCGAACTTGTCGGTCGTCAGTTCGATGGTCAGTCCGTTGTGGTCGCTGGTGTACAGCGAGTAGAAGATGCTCCGGTCGAAGACGTTGTATCGGTGGCCGTTTTCTTCGAGTCCCTGCTTGATTTCCTCCAAGCGTTCCGGTTCGAATCGGAACGCGAGATGGTGAACCGCACCGATTCCGGTTCGCTGTGGCGAGGGATTCGACTGTCGCCCTTCCTCCACGAAGAAGGTGATGACCCGCCCGTCGCCCGTGTCGAAGAACAGGTGCGTGACGTTCGGCGCGTCGAGATTTGGCTGACGGAGGATGAGCGGCATCCCGAGGATGTCGCGGTAGAATTCGACGGTGTCCTCCTCGTTACTTCCGATGAGGGTAACGTGGTCGGTTCCGCTGAGGTGAATCGTGCTGTCCGGGCGGTCTGCCGTGATGGGAATTTCCCCATTTGAGTTCTCGTCTACCATGATTTGGTCGTATCCGTAGATACGAACCGAGCGGCAATATACTCTCGCGGACAGCGACGACACCACGTGACACCGATGCCAGTGGGGCGAAAACTCACCGCAGCGCAACAGACAACCTCACCACTCTTCGACCAACGACCGAATTTCCGGGTCGAGTTCCTCGAACGCCCGCCTGCGACCGTCCCCGTCCGCTCCGGATTTTTTCACGTAGGTTCGTTCTTCGCGGTCGAATATGGCGGATTCGTCCAGTCCGCGCTCTTCCGCTAGTTCTTTGAGCTTTTTGGTGTCGAAGCTTCTCGCCTCGTCGGGGTCGATTCCGGCCCGGTTCAGTTCGGCGCGAATCACTTCCTCGTCTTTTTGATTCCGTCGTCGGGTGGTGTATCGCTTCACCGATCCGTAGTCGGACGAGATTCGTCGGTCGTCTTGGAGAACGTGGAGGAGCGCGTCCCGAACTTCCTTTCGGGCGTCGTCGGCCCCTCTGCTCACGTCGGACAACAGGGTGTAGAGGTTCACCAGTCGGAAGGTGTCCAACTCCGCCAACGAATCGGCGTCGTACTGTCGGACGAGGTCAAGCAGAACGAGCGCGTCCCGAGCGAACCCGAGGTCGAGTTGCGGTATTTCGTCGGGGTCTAGCGTTCGGGTGGGTTTTTGTGTGGGCGTTTGGATGGGTTCGTTTTTCGAGGGAGAGTCGGATTCCACGGATGGCTTGTTTGGGCAATTCTGGTCGTTGGGGGCGTTGGTCGCGCCGTCCTGCTGTCTGCGCTTTTCTCGGATGACGAAATCGCGGGCACCGTCGAAGACGAGGTTGTCCCACGAGTGTCGGTCGTCGTCCGTCGTGCTGATGTGCGCTGCGACGGAGCGGATTGCGTCCTCGTACTCACAGCCCGCCGCCGGGCACGTCGTCGGGTCGTACTCTTCGTCTCGCATAGGTGGTCAGTTGGGGTTCTCGCGGGTTGTTGTGCTGTTAATTCGGCTGTCGCCCCGGTTTCTGCTCGGAGATTTGGCGGCTTCGGTTATAAAATTGCGGCAGTGATGTGGGACGTCTGATGGATAGATTCAGAGGGAGGAATTTGCTGTAGACGGGAGTAGCGAGTGAGGCTTGTCGTAGAGAAGAGCAGTAAGTCAACTTTGTCGTGAGCAAGTCACGACTCCACTGAAAACCGCCACTGCGACGAAATCCAGCGTGTGTTGTCTTGTTTTATGATAGATTTTCGATAGCAAGTCACGGGTCCACTGAAAACCGCCACCACCTCCGCAGGCCACACACCTCCCCAACCGATTCCGTTCCTCGCTTCGCTCCGGTACTCATCCCTCGCGCGAAAACTGGCAGGCCCTCGGGGGTGAACGCCTCAGGCCTGCCGACGCACGCGCCACGGCATTTGCAAAAATAACACAGACCGAAATATTCGAAAGAATAACAGAGGATGAGCGAATAAGGCGGATAACACCCACAGCCAACCATTCCGCAAAAAACTGGGTTAGCAGTTCCTTTTTGCCCCATCGGGACAATCCCCAAGCAATGACTGACGGCTTCGGGGAGGAACCGCCAGCAGACCGGAAATCACCGGTCGGTGAACCCGTCATCCGCGGCGACGAGACGATTACCGGCGAACACGCGAATCAGGCCAAAGCGTTCGATCCGGACGATCCGGACAGCGTCGCGGAAGCCGCCGAAACCGTCCGGGCCTTTGCCGACGGAAGCGCCGGGAGCGAAGACAGCGTCTACATGCTCCGCGGGGCCGCGGCCTGCGCCGCATTGGTTCGAGGCGTCGGGTCGTACAAAGGTGCCGCGGAGGAAGCAGGCGGCGAAACGACGGTTGCCTTCATCCGCAAATGGGCGCGGGTTCACGACCTGCCGCGGTCGATTCGCAGACACGTCGCGCTGGGACAAATCGCGCCGACCGCGGCGAAGCACGTCGCGCGGGTGGGCGGGGACGCCCGATACCAACTCGCGTGGGCCATCCTCGACAACTCGCTGACGGTTCGGGACGTTCGCGCCATCGTCAGCGACATCAACGACGGAACGTCGCCCGAGCGCGCGCTGCGGCGTCACGGGGTGACACTCGGCGAGGTGACGCTCTCGCTTCCGCCGGAGGTGTACCGGGAACTCAGACGGCAGGCCGCGCTGGCAGGCGAAGAACCGGAAGCGGTGGTCGCACGCGCGTTGGAACGCGAACTGGAGTGAGGTGCGAAAAATCCGTTTAGCCGAGGAACTCGCGGGCAGTGTCAACCATCACAGCACCCGCGGTTTCCACGTCCGGCCAGTGAATCGTCTCGTTCGGGAAGTGAGCCTGCTCGATGGTTCCGGGACCGAATATCACGGTCGGAATCTCCGCGTGGACGTAGTGGCGCGAGTCCGCGCCGTAGGTCGCCCCGCGGAGCGTCGTGTTGAGGTCGTCACGGTCGTAGTCGGCCATCGCGGACTGGAGCGCGACGACGACGGGTTCGTCCGCATCCGTCTCCGCGGCCTCGAACTGGATCGAAAATCGTTCGAAAGTCGGCGGGTGTTCGGATAGCCATTCGTTTTCTTCGACCACTTCGGCCAGACGTTCTTCGTAGGCGGCCTCAACTTCGTCAACCGTTTCGCCGGGGGCGACGCCAAGGCGCATTTCGGCAGTCAGGTTCGCCGGGGTGGTGGACGACCACGTTCCGGCTTCGACCGTACCGATGACGATGGGCCACGAGACGGGGAACTCCTCATACAGCGGATGGGTCACCGACTCTCCGCGCTCGGATTCCAGGTCGTAAAAGGCTTCGCGGATTCGCTCGAAATGCGGGAGGACGCTCTCGCCGCGCCAGCGCGTCGCCGCGTGAGCCGAGCGCCCCGTGAGGTGGAGTCGCTTCATGACGCTCCCCTCGGTGGCGATGACGGGGGTGAGGTCGGTCGGTTCCGCGACGATTGCCGCGTCGCGTGAGAAGGGATACGGATTGGAGAGTGCGGCCGCCGCCGCGCCGAGTCCGCCTTCTTCCTCGCCGACGACGCTTTCGACGACGATTCTTCCGTCGAGTTCCCCATCAGCGGTTTCGGCGAGATGCTTCGCCGCGAAGATACAGGTCACGACGCCGGATTTCATGTCCGCCGAACCGCGGGCGGTGAGGTTCTCGCCCGCGTCGTCCCACGTCGGTTCGAAGGGGTCGGTGTCCCACGATTCGCGCGCGACCGGTACCACGTCCATGTGGCCGTTCAGGACGAGCGTCGGCCCGTCGTTCGGATTTCCGAACTCAAGCACGCCCGCCACGCTGGGGCGCTCGGCGAGACTCGGCCCGCCTGCACTGGCTTCAGTGTGTTCGATGTCCGTCGGGTCGTCGGGGAACGACGGATGTTTGGCCAATCGCTCGGCGTCGGCAGTCCACTCGTAGGTTTCGAACCCAAAATCCGCGAGTTTGTCGGCGAGCCATTCCTGTGCGGAGGCTTCCTGCCCGCCCGTCGTGTCGAACGAGCAGAGTCGTTCGGTAACTGTCCGCAGTTCGTTACCCTGCGCATCGATAAACCCTGTCATGATTCGATAGATGCAGGCGGGAGTGTAAACCTTGCCGACCCGATACCGGAAGAGAATGGTAAACGTTTAACCGTCGCAACTCCCACAACTGGATGAGGGCTGGTAGCTCAGTTAGGCAGAGCGTCTGGCTTTTAACCAGACGGCCAGGGGTTCAAATCCCTTCCAGCCCGCTTTTGTGAGGAACGAACGTGGCGAGCAAAGCGGCTCACAGGATTTGAATTAGACCGAGGTTCTGCGCTGGCACAGGTTCTCGGGCGTTGTTCAAATCCCTTCCGGCCCGTATTTCTTGCGGCGAACTTCTTTGTGAGCCGCAAGAATAGTCGATACCCATTCTATACTATTTTCGCAGCTTGTCTACTCGGAAATAACACTGTTGGAAAATGTCACACCACCATTCATTTCTCAACCTATTATGTCGTAAGTAGGGTGGAAACCCCCTCGAAAGGCGATTCCGACGCCGTGGTAGATGGTATCCATAGTATCCCATCACTTAACCATGTCCGGTGCCATTACTGGATGTGAGTGAAGAAACAGAACGTCGAAATCTCCGAATGCCTAACAGCGACGAGATGTTCGGCGTCGTAACAGAACACAACGGCGGGAACCACGTTCGCGTTCGTTGTGAGGACGGAAAAGAACGAATGGGACGGATTCCCGGCCGAATGAAATATCGAACATGGATTAACGAGGGCGACGTCGTCCTCGTCGAGCCGTGGGACTGGCAAGATGAAAAAGCCAACATCGAATGGCGATACACGGGACAGGACGCAGATCAACTTCGACGCGAAGGCCACATCCAGTAATACCCGTTTCTCTAGAACCGAGAACAACTACACTATCCTTATCGAAGTTATCGTCGAGAGTCATCTGGACGATACACACTCCTCCGCGACTTCATTCAGTAGATGTTATACGGTAGCCGAACACAGAACACCGATATGAACCGATTCGTCTCGGATCCGCTCGAACCGTTCGGCATCGTCATGGGCGCACTGCTCGTCCTCATCGGAATCGCAACCCTCGTCGGCACACCATGGGCGAGCAAATCCGGCAGCGCCCTGCTCATGATTGGCCAAATAATCGGCGCGCTCTCCGCAATCGGCATTGGTGCGGCGCTGGCGTGGATTTCTCGGGCGTAAAAAGGCGAGTTTTCGATTGTTAGCCGTCGTTCAGCTACCCTTTGAACGGCAGGAAAGCGAACATAGCCAACAGTATTGCTGCAAGGAAGCTCAAGATAGACACTCCCCAGAGGCCCGCGATACGCTCGTTGAACTCACCGATTTCCGCATTCTGGCTGTTGTACGCATCGACGTTCGACGAAAGGACGACGTTGCCACCCTGACCGTGGGCGACGTAGGTTTGATTGTTCGGACCGAGTTCGGCCGTTCCACCGCTCGAAAGCGAGGTCGTCGTCGTTTTCGGAGCCTCCCACTGTAGGAGCACGGACTCCGCGGAGATGTTCGCTATCGTCGTCGAGTTGTTTTGGTACTGGAAGTTGTTTCCTTGTTGGAGCGTTTGCGTCTCCGGCTCGCCGAACTGCTGTTGCTTGTACTCGTCCACCGGAACGAGCGACTTGTTAGCGCTGTCGTTACTACTCTGGTTGACCACGACGTAGGTCACGTTACCCTGATTGACCGTTTGTGTGTCTTCGCTCAGGTTTTGTACCTCGGTCAACGTGGCTTGGCTCGGGTTCGACTGATTCGGGATGAGGAGTCGGAACGTGGTGTTGTCCTGTTCTACCGTGGTGTTGTTCCCTAACTCAGCCGAGTAGGTTGCGGATTGGTTCGTCCACGCGACTTCCGCAGAACCGTCACCAAGCGACGTGACGTTGTACTGTCGCCCATCGACGTTGAATTTCTGTCCTTGGTTCGAGAGGGTCTGGTCGGGGTTTTCGACCGAAACCGTCGGCTCCTGAGCGACTCCGATGAGTGAGTACGCCCCGGCAGCGATAACCAGAAAGACGGTTACGTAAACGCCCGCTGCTCTTCGTTGCATGTTCTATCTCCAGTCCGCATTGGGCATAATGGTTACTTTTCTCCGTTATACATTCACATAACCAATCTAGAACTAGTTTTTTCGGGTTGAATCCAATATGAAGAACAATATACG encodes:
- a CDS encoding RNA ligase family protein yields the protein MKRYPPMSRPDDAPKSLFDGGHFWIQEKVDGTHLRFRLQESGLLQFGDRNRVYDADAIPTPYQHVVRHIRKNLDRSALRSAVENVESVVFFGEAMYQHIIDYDWRRTPSFLGFDIWSDSSERFLSPDRVEAIYDRLGLNHVNTFEKEVRAVDFDPHDYEVPQSNWYDGKAAGVVLRNKTGGRVKLLDGDFEATNERKTSEKSPKDLARECATDRRFERVANALESNGQAVAVDALFERTFETIVREEHARLFGEANDIDVQAFRSELASLTQQFVSRR
- a CDS encoding M23 family metallopeptidase, translating into MIADTLQTLRSSLRRIDPVTVSYLGVLGIPSYFAESLEPLRIFMLFWLFGLWPLVSVLIPTSDEESPVEFDTDWRWRGRFLASNLLVMVNPFILVQSMGQIVGNVVALFRYRGQPPAPGRFDQQTELTLPFSGTWTVVNGGVEKEDSHSWSIVSQRYAYDFVISDEDRRTHDGDGDSADEYFCYSEPMLAPADGTVVETKDGHRDSPYFRGMLDPFQRDIRGNYVTIRHAENEYSVLAHLAEGSVAVEDGEKVERGQQIGRCGHSGNSTEPHLHFQLQDRQDFFFSAGLPITFGNLGIEDAETGASEQNEPASIREGQRVTTTESTDSEASKRQM
- a CDS encoding PD-(D/E)XK nuclease family protein, yielding MSLKKAKSVERLYDDCRGYDRVVVPDAPLAQALNRRLDEPRLGSFAVTPRGLAAGREWQPDDRRLFLAVIDRTELHWKRASYLVRAVLNCWSKTGSLDSIFEYERFDTDAMATVVAIAQEADTRHRRLAEYESEDESVAVIALELFSELERSVLPSEYDEISAFADTSFDHEPFRVFDSEGAIVETLFDSITAENANEVAVVMDGGSSFPALVESALESAEIPFHGGPQFADESANRAFLSLLRAGFAGSDLRVRDVRPVLTALGENPAVEHDEKRLSALSASSVEWLQSFRDGIEDETFASALKRFESRAGVSLPEFRRELGTLGIAGKQVTETAVDDLEFYLQSFDVPVDRDENGVLLASAKSAAYVDRPVVFYLGMDEGWTHSPPVWPWTDSERQFDRNLRQFQLLLQNGVERYSLVLDESGGRPVTPCLYFEELLDADFDRFSDLESVAHSRPYRTHKVGFEHEPISVSDEIAESTDAISQSSLNSFVACPRDYFFRTALESPDKIYFREGNLFHDFAEFYVNHSPAVDDDLISEVVAIMLDEVSPFFPDAKRPVRETRYRIGIETIIEYLDADPPESGEFLTPESGWGENTFAEKFDRSVESPLTERWFENDSLGLKGKIDLVHSPTRLLDYKSGSKKSAYSVVKSSSSDDIVDRPNFQALLYLAHWRNQHPGRQHRFTFFHFLETLSDVVTGEADIGDTLTTVTYYPESFPEFVASREVYDRLCDGYKDCRTTFEDLGFEQYREIASRRPFPETTDKADLRESEYAANFTADVSSAVTTDADPGKGCDQALRELNGVRKRNYFREDVDAFESFVAERLGELNDYRTGERFPVGEPAFDHLDNRDCILTDD
- a CDS encoding MBL fold metallo-hydrolase is translated as MNIQFLGGAREVGRSAILVNDSLLLDYGMLTGNPPQFPVGSVNPDAVVVSHGHLDHVGILPSLLSGDDRPPIHWTPPTRELAHLLARDTLKLHGGSYDCPFTEADLKRLRQVSVPHGYRETFEAAGHKITFFDAGHIPGSAHVLVDDGETRLLYTADFHTGNQRLLSGTTARPDADVVICESTYSDVEHDERKQVEERFAESVKTTLWEGGTVVVPAFAIGRTQEMLLVCEAHDIDCYVDGMGKEVTRMLRRNTDFVRDEDALKRAVSNARFVAGKNGQRKRIARKNTVIVTTSGMLSGGPAMTYIPEIRANPVNKITMTGYQVEGTPGRELLDSGRGEIDGRVMPVSAQVESYDFSAHADRDGLLDFLKSYRDATVFVNHGDRCEAFAEELRGNGYDASAPEVGEEWTSA
- a CDS encoding Rieske (2Fe-2S) protein, coding for MVATDDATQLTTVDELPENGSFLFTVLEHDGSKGEVILVNGGDCIAAWRNFCQHETDQRLDRGFGAAMRDGDIICPKHGSMFDGCSGHCDNGEAKGSTLLSVDVAVEDGDVYLTDRTCDFLHEGGIEDDDDEDDGMPSSSSHLTF